The uncultured Fibrobacter sp. genome has a window encoding:
- a CDS encoding histidine-type phosphatase gives MNSALWAISFAGLWALSACSDGDSSSSASNSSSAEKQCIANFDCGDYSLEGVVVLSRHNIRAPLSDSKSTIGQLTPHEWYAWPVKPKSLSPHGELLEEKMGAYFREWISQNGLKAALENQGDAVRIYANSMQRTIATATHFAAGMFPKANVEIEHHCEVDVMDSIFTPQFTFLNDDYKKRALKQVEDMFGDGSLAGIGRKLTENYALLGSVLDMEESVSCKEKQFCEFDTDDTEFIMEVGREPSVKGSLTTATGAADALVLQYYENAEENADFGHNLTVAEWEKVSAVKDFYGDVLFTAPLVAVNVARPLLKEILSELNAKGRLFSFLCGHDSNVGSVLAALGVSDYTLPKTIESKTPIGVKFVIEKWRGKDGVEYANMSLVYQTTEQLRNMTTLSLETPPESYKLTFDGLSANKDGLYKMTDVESLFEKVIAKYDEL, from the coding sequence ATGAATTCTGCGCTATGGGCAATTTCGTTTGCTGGGCTTTGGGCTCTTTCTGCCTGCAGCGATGGTGATTCGTCTAGTAGTGCGTCCAATAGTTCTTCTGCCGAAAAACAGTGTATCGCCAATTTTGACTGCGGCGACTATTCGCTGGAAGGTGTTGTTGTCTTGAGCCGCCACAACATTCGTGCTCCGCTTTCTGACAGCAAGTCAACCATCGGTCAGCTTACGCCTCATGAGTGGTACGCCTGGCCCGTAAAGCCCAAGAGCCTCTCGCCGCACGGGGAACTCCTCGAAGAAAAAATGGGTGCCTATTTCCGCGAGTGGATTTCGCAAAACGGTCTGAAGGCCGCCCTTGAAAATCAGGGCGACGCCGTGCGCATCTACGCCAACTCGATGCAGCGAACCATCGCGACCGCGACGCATTTTGCGGCGGGCATGTTCCCGAAAGCGAATGTGGAAATTGAACATCACTGCGAAGTGGATGTCATGGATTCCATTTTTACGCCGCAGTTTACGTTCCTGAACGATGACTACAAAAAACGCGCCTTGAAACAAGTCGAAGATATGTTTGGCGATGGCTCGCTTGCGGGAATCGGCCGGAAACTGACTGAAAATTACGCCTTGCTCGGCTCCGTCTTGGATATGGAAGAAAGCGTCAGCTGCAAGGAAAAGCAATTCTGCGAATTCGATACCGACGATACAGAATTTATCATGGAAGTCGGCCGTGAACCGAGCGTGAAAGGTTCGCTCACAACGGCGACGGGCGCTGCGGATGCGCTCGTGCTGCAGTACTACGAAAATGCTGAAGAAAATGCCGATTTCGGGCATAACCTGACTGTCGCGGAATGGGAAAAAGTCTCTGCAGTCAAGGACTTTTATGGCGATGTGCTGTTTACCGCACCCTTGGTTGCTGTGAATGTCGCGCGTCCGCTTCTGAAAGAAATCTTGAGTGAGCTGAATGCCAAGGGGAGACTGTTCTCATTCCTGTGCGGGCATGATTCCAATGTCGGTAGCGTCTTGGCCGCTCTCGGTGTGAGCGACTATACGCTCCCCAAGACCATTGAATCTAAGACCCCAATCGGAGTAAAGTTTGTTATCGAAAAATGGCGCGGCAAGGACGGTGTCGAATACGCCAATATGAGTCTGGTATATCAAACGACGGAACAGCTGCGCAACATGACGACCCTTTCTCTCGAAACTCCGCCGGAATCGTACAAATTAACATTTGATGGCTTGTCCGCAAACAAGGACGGTCTCTACAAAATGACGGATGTCGAAAGTCTCTTCGAAAAAGTAATCGCGAAGTACGATGAATTGTAG
- a CDS encoding phosphatase PAP2 family protein, with amino-acid sequence MVFFREMLYLKKTFAAIALCGAALVSFAADVKPYVDADALPNALNFYPAPPDTTSPQFKYDISQYEWGKEMRQDSARVALAIAQTVETVAEMAKLFSEPFGMEISAQKTPAIMNLLERGVRTLKQPGSYPKRYYNRRRPYDRFNEPTLMPADEERLRTNGSYPSGHTVRAWAMALLLVEVNPAAQDALLKYAYEWGQSRVIAGFHWQSDVDASKVLVSGAYPSLHTNEAFMADMRKAQAEFKKLKAAGKKKTEGTKK; translated from the coding sequence TTGGTATTTTTTAGAGAAATGCTTTACCTCAAGAAAACTTTTGCTGCTATAGCCCTTTGCGGGGCTGCCTTGGTGAGCTTTGCCGCCGATGTCAAACCCTATGTAGATGCTGATGCGCTCCCGAATGCGCTGAATTTTTACCCGGCGCCTCCCGATACCACGTCGCCGCAGTTCAAGTACGACATTTCGCAGTACGAGTGGGGCAAGGAAATGCGCCAGGATTCTGCACGTGTCGCCCTTGCGATTGCTCAGACGGTGGAAACTGTTGCCGAGATGGCCAAGCTGTTCAGCGAACCCTTCGGTATGGAAATCTCTGCGCAGAAGACTCCCGCCATTATGAACCTGCTTGAACGCGGGGTCAGGACGCTTAAGCAGCCGGGAAGCTATCCCAAAAGGTATTACAATAGGCGCCGCCCTTACGACCGCTTTAACGAACCGACGCTTATGCCCGCTGACGAAGAAAGACTGAGAACAAACGGATCCTATCCGTCGGGACATACCGTTCGCGCGTGGGCGATGGCATTGCTGCTGGTCGAGGTGAATCCGGCCGCTCAAGATGCTCTGCTGAAATACGCTTATGAATGGGGGCAGAGCCGCGTGATTGCCGGATTCCACTGGCAAAGCGACGTGGACGCCTCCAAGGTGCTTGTCTCGGGCGCCTACCCGAGCCTGCATACAAACGAAGCCTTTATGGCCGATATGCGCAAGGCCCAGGCCGAATTCAAGAAGCTGAAGGCTGCAGGGAAAAAGAAAACTGAAGGGACGAAAAAATGA
- a CDS encoding aldolase catalytic domain-containing protein, with translation MYYESIKVLDCTIRDGGLVNKHDFSLEFVRRLYTLLSAAGVDYMEMGYKNSPELFDPKEYGPWKFCDDDLLWKVKDGIDSNIKMAVMADVGRVNMDAVKPASESPYQMFRVASYVKNIDKGIEMVNAFHEMGYETTLNIMAVSRDRGPELDEALHQVNEECKADVLYLVDSFGAFYQEDIDKELARYKSIVKGKKFGFHGHNNQQLAFSNTIQAIINHVDYLDGSVSGMGRGAGNCTTELLLGFLKNPKYDLRPVLDAYQELFLPLKEKYEWGYIIPQMITGMLNRHPQDAIAVRKTEDRDNYRKFYNHMMND, from the coding sequence ATGTACTACGAAAGCATCAAAGTCCTCGACTGCACCATCCGCGATGGCGGTCTCGTCAACAAGCACGACTTCTCTCTCGAATTTGTGCGTCGCCTCTACACGCTCCTTTCCGCCGCCGGCGTGGACTATATGGAAATGGGCTACAAGAACTCTCCGGAGCTCTTCGATCCCAAGGAATATGGTCCGTGGAAGTTCTGCGATGATGATCTTTTGTGGAAGGTAAAGGACGGCATCGATTCCAACATCAAGATGGCCGTGATGGCTGACGTGGGCCGCGTGAACATGGACGCCGTGAAGCCCGCTAGCGAAAGCCCGTACCAGATGTTCCGCGTGGCAAGCTACGTGAAGAACATTGACAAGGGTATCGAAATGGTGAACGCCTTCCACGAAATGGGCTACGAGACGACCCTCAACATTATGGCCGTGAGCCGTGACCGCGGTCCGGAACTCGACGAAGCCCTGCACCAGGTGAACGAAGAATGCAAGGCAGACGTGCTTTACCTCGTCGACAGTTTCGGCGCTTTCTACCAGGAAGATATCGATAAGGAACTGGCCCGTTACAAGAGCATCGTGAAGGGCAAGAAGTTCGGTTTCCATGGTCATAACAACCAGCAGCTCGCTTTCTCCAACACGATTCAGGCCATCATCAATCATGTGGATTACCTCGACGGTTCCGTGTCTGGCATGGGCCGTGGCGCCGGTAACTGCACCACCGAACTGCTCCTCGGCTTCCTCAAGAACCCGAAGTATGACCTGCGTCCGGTGCTCGATGCCTACCAGGAACTGTTCTTGCCGCTCAAGGAAAAGTACGAATGGGGTTACATCATTCCGCAGATGATTACCGGTATGCTGAACCGCCATCCGCAGGATGCTATCGCCGTCCGTAAGACCGAAGACCGTGACAACTACCGCAAGTTCTACAATCATATGATGAATGATTAA